acagtacattttacaagttacatttaacagtaaacaatgTAGAAAGTTGGACATGTAACCCAGGTGATGTTAACTTGTGGTTGTGTATAAACAGACGTCATCCAGTGGGTTAAGGGCTTGAAACATCACTCTGGAAAAAGATAGATCAACCAAATCATAGGGGAGCTATAATGGTGTGCAGCTGATTTCATATCTTCATTCTTTGAGGGCTTTTTTGACCCAGCACCCAGTTCCTTTAAGACTTGGTTGATGTGTGATTTCACTTGCGTTCCCGTTGCGTTCCCAGGGCACATCACCATCACTAACTACCTGCTCAACTACTTCCCCAGGGCACATCACCATCACTAACTACCTGCTCAACTACTTCCCGGGGGTGGACCTGGAGCGGAAGAACGTCCACGGCTTCACGGCGCTGATGAAGGCCGCCATGCAGGGACGGGTGGAGTGTGTGCGCGCCCTCATGCTGGCAGGTGCTCAGCaggaattcacacacacgccaggagaactcacacacacacacacacacacacacacacacacacttaggagTGCAGGAAACCCATATGGTGGGGAAGTGAGACTAGGGGATGAAGGGGGTAGGAAGCAGGAAGGGAAGATTTATTAGAATTCACTTCAGTCACACTTTATTTCTGTTTTCGTTCCGATGGGTGTCCTGGTCTAGACCGAATGTTTGAGGCAAAGTCATTATCATGAGTTTTGCTATTTATTTTCCTTGGCTTTTTGTGTGATAAAAGAAaatgaaggccaaatggccaaTTATCTCTGTATTCTTTCTCAACGtggctacttttttttttttttttaagataatcTATTTTAAGACAGACTTTTTATTAGTTGTTTATACAGTACTATATAAAGGAGCTAAAACACACCAATAAATTAGTCAGTATGCACCCAAGGAAATAAGATGCAGGAGTGTAAActgttgtgtaaatgtgttgatTATTCCCTCTTGTCTTTCCTCAGGAGCGGACATGAAGGCCCGTGACCACGGCCGCAAGCTGACCCCGCGGGAGTGGGCCCTGTTCACCGGCCGCTACGACACGGCCTACGCCATGCTGCGCCTGCTGAACCGGCCGTGCCCCGAGCAGGCGCGCGGCTCCTACCTGCCCGAGTGGCCGCTGCTCTCCGTGCTGGTGGCCAAGGCCCAGGAGCCCAAGGGCTGCCTGCGCCGCATGTCCGACTCCATCCGCGGCGCCTTCACGCTGGCCAACGTCACCGACCCGGTGGAGGACGGCGCGCTGGACCACATGGTGCGCATCACCACCTCGCTCTGCAGCCCCTTCATCAGCACGGCGTGCCAGACCGTGTGCCCGGGCAGCCCGCCTTGCGTGGGCAAGCGCCGCCTCTCCGTGCCCGAGATCGTCAAGAAGCAGCGGGCCGAGCAGCTCAAGGGCCTGGGGCCCGAGCGGCTGGACAACCACCGGCGGCTCTTCCAGAACTCGCGCGTGGTGCTGGTCAGCAAGCCGCGCGACCGCCGCACCAGCCTGCAGCCGCACCTGCTCCTGATGGAGACGGCGGTGGCGGCGTCGTCGTCCGGCGCCGTCTCGCCCACCGAGGCCCTGCGGCGGGGCAGCCTGATGCCGCTGCACATGGTGCGGCGGAGCAGCGTGCGGCCGGGCATGGGCGTGCCCAAGCTGCGCGTCTCCAAGGCGCCGGCGTCCGACTACGTGCCCGAGAAGAGCCGGcggaggagcagcagcaaggACAACGGGCAGTTCCTGCAGCTCCCCAAGTGGAGGTACaaggagatgaaggaggagcGCAAGAAGGCCGAGGAGGCCGAGAAGAGGAGGCTGGAGGCGGCCTCCAGGAAACCGTCGCCCTCCAGAAAGAAGAAGTGACATCCAGCGTCACGGTTCTCCAGGTTCCTCCATGATTCTAGAGTTCCAGGTTCTTTCCTGGTTCTAGGACTGGTTGAGCTCCGGTTCCGCCCCCAGATGAGCCTTTTCACGATAGATTGTATTTAATACTTGAAATGTTTGAcataatttatttttgtatttatgtttattttttgaAATAGACTTAACACTGAGAGCagagcttttttttatttttatttcactaCAGGGTTTGACTAACAAGtcctgagaaacagagagagatgtagagagttGCCTTCGTGGGTGTGGTGGGTGTGCAGGTCCAGGATCAGTCTGGTGCATTTCCTCATTTACTAAACCCAGACAGTGCAGTCAACAGCGATCAGACTGCACTGCACGAGGAAAGAGTTAGAAAGCTGGCGTGACACAAAACActagtgaaatgtgttttttaagCTTGGCGTCTTACACGGCTTACCAGTTATAACTCTTAGTACGTTCCTAGTTGTACAGCAAAGAAACAATTTCTTGTTCTTATTTTTGTAATTATGACTACATGACATCATCTCAGCACTAAAAGCGTTTTATGAATGTACCATTTTACAGTTAGAATATACCTCATTTTACGTTTTATGTTATCAAAAGTTTTGTCAACTTATTTTGTCAGTTTGCCGATATTATGGTAGAGATGTGCTCAATGCAGTCCAGTGTATGTGGAATCAAGCACCAGTTTGGCACTGCACACCAGCGTACTGAGATGGAAATAGACCAGTGAATATAAAGACAAAGTAGCAGTCCAATGTTTGTGCATTTCCAAGACAGAACAGACAAGAACTCTTGCTGTcttgctacatacagtacaagacaTCCATGACTACCCACATACTTTACCAGGCTTGTGGTTTGTGATATTTGTGTCCATCAAAGGAAGCGCCAGAGCCTAATCTGAACGGACTGATTCATTTGTTGTAGCTCAGTTCTGAACGTGTGGTTATTCTTAGGCATAATTGCAGCCATGTTGGGCTCTTCCCACCTCCTATCAAGCATATCTCTCTGAAATAAATCAATGTTTTCTTGGCCATTTTAAAAGAAAGATGTCCATTCCGAGGTGAAATGTAGAAATTGTTTTCCTTTTCTAATTGAACTTTTCAATGTGAATTGCCCATAccaagagaaagtgagaaagtgcACTATCAGTGTTAAGAATGTTGTTCCGAGTCTATGCATAACAAAAGATTATCCTGACAACATAATTGCCTTTGGAACAGACTTACTGTAGTCTTGCTTGCAATAGGCATTCTGCCCCAGACCCATATCTTCCTCTCTCAGGAAAGTGTTTGCGTTCCATTCCTATGTGTCGTCACTGAATTTATCTTGATGAGCCGAGGGCAAGGTCTTCCCCCTCATCCACTCACAGAGCAATAATGTCATTCCACACACCACTGTGCCTCTAGATTACGTACAAAagctctactcacacacacacacacacacacacacacacacactagggttcTCTACAGTTACACTACAGCTAAAGAATGACACCCTTATACCGGCCAATCAAAGTAGTCCTTATGTTTACACTGAAGTTACAAACCAAAAAAGGGAACCAACAGTACCCGAGACTTTGTTTCTGaaaatggaaaaacaaaagatgaaaacagtgaaaaaacaatgtcattaaaaataaaaaaaatgtttttttgtattgttagtgtgttgtatttttttgtgttgtctCGGGGCCTCTTTTGAATACCCATCAACAATGCACACGTAAGCCCCCTTAAGAAGGTAACAAAGCTCTTGCAGCACATGCGGGTCTGTGAAGGTCGTTTGAAAGGCCAGACAGATGCTTACTGTCATCATCCGATTGCAGTCTCCTGCTGCAGGGTCAGCACTTTCCTTTGAGGCCGGCCCATTGTGCTGCCTCGGGTGACACAAAGAGCACCCTCtgttggagaggagggggaacagCCGGTGGATTAATGGGCAACTGTGGCGGCGGTGACACAGTGAGTTAGTTATTCACTGGTCTGGAGTCAGAGTCAATGGGGTCACAGAGACCTGACAAGCAGGTCAGCCTGACAACGGCTTTACAACTGTGTGCTGACTCTGGCTGTGTGTAATTTTAGGCTTGCCTCTTGACTTTGGAGTCAGCACCAACTGCAACAAAAGAGCTCGTGCTTACTGTGAAAGCACTACTGCAaataaagccacacacacacacacacacaaccttgaaAGTTTTGCTGAGATTCTTTCACAATTTTTCTGTGGAgttgtatgagagagaggaaaatataaTCCCTTAAAGTTACCAAAAGCCTAATATTTAACTTGGCCtggtttttgtgttgtttgaccAGTCTGGACTTGTGTAAGGCTAATGACAGGCTGTGGTCTgtaatctatgtgtgtgtgaccgtgtgtgtgtgtgtgtgtgtgtgtgtgtgtgtgtgttcagaagtcAAGGATTCACACGGGGACTGGGAACAGCTGGCGAGCACACCTGAGAGTGCCCAGGAGACGGTGAGAACCAGGGTGGGCAAATCCTGACTGGCACTAACACCTGGCCAAGCGCGCCACAGACGGGTAGGGGGCCTAGTAAGGGATGCGGGGAGGGGCACTGGGAGAGGAACATGAACTGACAGGTATGGTGCAATGCCATGTCACAGCACAGGAAAGTAGGCCAGGGGCTTACTCAACCACTAAACAGGCCTCCTCTCTCTATAAACCAATCAGGCTGCACTAGGAGTAGTAGAAGTTTGCATACACCTTGTCCAAGTCTTGTTTCTTCATTAAGACTCTCCTTTCTGACACAttctctgttttttgtttgttttttctgtctTGTTTGTTACACTAGATTTGGAAAAGAACAAAGAGACATTGATATGGCGTCAAATAGCAGATGTATTTATCCAACACAATATATATTATACTGAAGGAATAGCAATATCATCTGCATTCAGTCTCAGGGAGAACTAAGCACATAGAAGCGCTGTAAGCACCACTCTTGGTAGTTAAGGGACATAGGTGCACAAAATtggcattttgtttttcttgatcATGTTCTATTTTTTATTCCAACAGCCACACCTAGACTAAAGCCTAACTCCTCTAACATCACAATCCTTTCACATGACATCACTTAGGTTTTATACAATTTACACAATTCCAGAAAATAATTTGTGTCaaacaggacaaaaaaaaaaaagaataaaaataaaactctTCTCATTTTCTCATTAAATACATCCCCTTAAACATTACAAGAATATTTTAAATCTAAATAGATTACTCTGATATTCAACCCTGAACAGTTTTAGtgttctcatcatcatcatcttcatcatcatcgtcatcatggtcatcaacTGCACGGCGACAGGAGAGAGTGTATCTGTTCTGGCTATGGTGATTGGACGAAGGCTAGTGTGTAGGCGGGGCGTAGGGCACGAGCGTGATCATAAGGAATGCCTGGCGAGGCGCAGTGGTCCCTGGGTCACCTGAGCGCTTGCTGGCAGGCAGGTGGTGGAGTTGACTGGTTGGTTGGGTAGTCGGGGGACctggttgggttttttttttatttggtggATGAATGGGTTGGGCGATTTGGCTTGTTTGGTAGAGTTGGGTCGGGTTGGGTTGTTCGGACCGGTCAAtagtggggtggggttggtgtTTTGGTTACGTTGTTTGGTTGGGTTGGTTGGTCAGCTGGCTGAGTTGTTAGGACTGGCGAGCTGTTGGGTTGAGTTGACACATTGGTCGGGTCGTTTTGGTTGGGTTGATGCATTGGTCGGGTTGTTTTGGTTGGGTTGGTGCGTTGGTCGGTTTGGTGCGTGGGTTGATATGACTGGgctttggtgtggtgtggtcccGTCCCGCCCCGCGGTGCAGTGCGGCGCGGTGCGGCGTGGCGTTCCTGGGCGAGGGCTCACTTGCGGGGCTGGTGGATGTGCTGGTTGATGTGGTGAGACTGGGGCAGCTTCTGCACCCCTGGCACGGGCTTCTGGTGGGCCACCTGTGCTGCCGCCGGGGTGAAGTCCTTATCGCcctgcagcaaacacacacacaaacacacatcatacacaagaccgccacaaacacacacataacacgcacaagcacacacacacacaggcatactcacacataaagacacaaaggagcacacacacacgcaaaagcaaaacaataaaaaaactcTTTCATGTGCATTTGACACACAAGAGAACCTCTTTTGTAACCAACAAGCATAATACACACAAATCTGTATAGTTTCtaggacgcgcacacacacacacacacacacacacacacacacacacagccattcatGCATTAATGTGCCTCTCTTGCTCAGATGCGCTGCACATTTCCATGCAGATGAGTGTGAAAAAAGGAAGTTTGTGGCCAGCACGACCCACTTTCCGCCGGCTGCCTGCGCCACTTCCCAAAGTAGAACAAAGAGGAAATCCCAGCCCAGCTGACGTCCACTGAGACGCGCGTACTACCCCCAGGAAAACACCAAAAATACacatctctcttcccccctccccaccaccgcTCCTCCGCTCCCCACCCAATTCCAATCTGTTAGTGATGACACAATCTTCTGTTTGGAGTAAGATGGAAAAGCACACAGCGGCCTATCAAGTGCATTATCACACGGAGCCCTCCTACAGGGCTTTAATGAGAGAGGACaatgacggggggggggggggctagactGGAGCGctgcagccctgtgtgtgtgtgtgtgtatgtgtgtgtgtgtgtgtgtgtgtgtgagccgttTCCTGACTTGCTGGGCAGCATACAGATGACTAAGGCGGCTGAGTTACTGCAGTTCCTGGGCAAGACGAGATGTACTGAATGgacggaggaggtggaggcatGGCAGCAGTTCTGGAGGAGCGGAGACCAGACTCCACCCAACAGACTCtagtgcgcgcacgcacacacgcacacacgcgcacacacacacacacacacacgcacgcacgcacgcacgcacgcacgcacgcacgcacgcacgcacgcacgcacgcacgcacgcacgcacgcacgcacgcacgcacgcacgcacgcacgcacgcacgcacgcacgcacgcacgcacgcacgcacgcacgcacgcacgcacgcacacggcCAGCCAACTGAGTTATACAGCTGATGAGCATCTGCAGTGTTGattaaatgcataaataaagtTAGCGATGTGATCTGCATATATTGCTGGCCTGGTATACATGTAGGTCCTTATGGGGAAAAGGATGTCACTGCTTATGCCCcctgagcccacacacacacacacacacacacacacacacacacacacacacacacacacgcacgcacgcacgcacgcacgcacgcacacggcCAGCCAACTGAGTTATACAGCTGATGAGCATCTGCAGTGTTGattaaatgcataaataaagtTAGCGATGTGATCTGCATATATTGCTGGCCTGGTATACATGTAGGTCCTTATGGGGAAAAGGATGTCACTGCTTATGCCCcctgagcccacacacacacacacacacacacacacacacactcactatggGCTGGACAGATGCTGAGGCCAGATGTTGCCACGGTAatgggggtcagaggtcatagGGGCAACTTGCCAGTTGGTGGAATCTGCTGATGAATTCTGCTGAgtttctccctttccctttatcactctccctctctatcccctctttgtctgccttgatctctctctctctctctctctctctctctctctctctctactctgtaTCTCTGCTCTCCACCATCTCCTCCTTTCTAATCCCCCTtcacctctctacctctctacctctcagtGAGCAGCTCCAGAATTGGAAATTGTGTCCTCAGTAGAAACAGAATCCTCAGTTGGGCAATGCCTTTGAGATCCTACTTTTATAAATCAAAGTGAAGGAAAATCAAAGACTAAAaacacctccccacacacaccccatgcacatactgtacacacacacacacacacacacacctcacggaCAGTTTTTTTCAGGCTAATAAAAGTAACATAATATGCCGGTGTCATCGGGGCTATTTAAAGAGTTCAGTAGAAGCTCTGACGGCCTGGCTGCCACCACACCGATTCTAAGAAGAGAATGCTTGGGGATCCTTTGTTAACTTCCCATTTCCAAAGGGTGTAACCAGCAGGGAAATTTAAACTtgaagggacacttcaccgattagcattaagctttgtatctttagaaaaccagtgatgtttttgaatggtcgtgcatcattccctcagtttgccttgagatgggagaaatacggatttcaatgaaacccatgaatagaacttcctgctttcaatgatgtaaaatacTCAATTTCAATACTGATGCAGTCAGAGCAGCCATTGGTTGTGTTCAACAGTGTTCCTAACAGtactcctctgtctgtcattgTGCAAAGCCCGCCCCATGCCGGATAAGTGATTGTGATTGGTTTTCTGTGATTGGTGAACTGGAGGACAGCCAGACTGATGTAaagagcaaattcaaatgcaCTCACAGTCACGCAGGCTAAACATGGGCCATTTGGTCAAAGCAAATAGCTCTAACCCATAATTATTACTACTCATTATCATTAAATTGCCCAAACTCCCCTCAGGATTAATTAAGGTGtctttcattagttaatcaccAGTCAAAGCGCATGGCTATAAATCTAAAGGCGGTAGCGTCCGTGGGCTGGCCACCTGCTGTGAcgtccttcttctcctctgcccTGCGGTCAGCACACCCATCATTCCTATTCTGACGACGGCGTCTCTGCAGCACCCAGCTGATCTGAGTGAAGCGAGAGCGTGCAACcctgagaccccccccccccccccaaccccccaacccccccgcgCTCTGGAGAAGCCCCTGGGCCTCCGCTCACACTCTCCGGGGGAGACCCGGCGGCCGTGTGCCCACTACAAAGCGCCGCCCGCCAGGGTTCTGGAGGAGGAAGTTCCCCGCGCCGGCGAGAGACGTCCCGGGCTCTTTGATGTGCGCGCTGCGGATTGATGGGGctgcgggagagagaggcaaagagagagagagagagagagagagaaagggggagagagacagagagagaaacagagagagagagagagagagctgcgggAAGCGAGGCTGGTGCGGCGGTGGCCGAGGCACTCTTACACAAGCGGTTAAGACGCGGTTAACCTTGAGCCCGGCGATTTAGCTCCCTTCAAAGACCAGGCGGCCTGCCCTCCAGCTCAGCCAGAGAGGAGGTGAGCTTCAACAGCtacactctttcctctctctctctctctctctctttctctctctctctctctctcttttctcatacacactctctctctttgttgcaGACACgcacgccctcacacacacacaccacatctctttctacctctctcatcTTCCCTTTACCCCAACTACCTCTCCACAGTTTCTCACTCCTTATTACCCTTGT
This is a stretch of genomic DNA from Sardina pilchardus chromosome 19, fSarPil1.1, whole genome shotgun sequence. It encodes these proteins:
- the ankrd33ba gene encoding ankyrin repeat domain-containing protein 33B, with amino-acid sequence MVLITEDRDGGGSSPLRSKQIQLGRTVGVAQVHPEADAQVVLSENDHLGSYESEGYDDGDFEEYDEFSELPDTRSIASDDSFYPLDGDYDEGSPESPEPLSLFKACCTNNAGMVKLMIRQGVIEEDAKETDQNNRTGLMVACYQGYVDVVINLSQCPHVDVNWQDKEGNTALITAAQAGHITITNYLLNYFPGVDLERKNVHGFTALMKAAMQGRVECVRALMLAGADMKARDHGRKLTPREWALFTGRYDTAYAMLRLLNRPCPEQARGSYLPEWPLLSVLVAKAQEPKGCLRRMSDSIRGAFTLANVTDPVEDGALDHMVRITTSLCSPFISTACQTVCPGSPPCVGKRRLSVPEIVKKQRAEQLKGLGPERLDNHRRLFQNSRVVLVSKPRDRRTSLQPHLLLMETAVAASSSGAVSPTEALRRGSLMPLHMVRRSSVRPGMGVPKLRVSKAPASDYVPEKSRRRSSSKDNGQFLQLPKWRYKEMKEERKKAEEAEKRRLEAASRKPSPSRKKK